Proteins encoded together in one Quercus lobata isolate SW786 chromosome 3, ValleyOak3.0 Primary Assembly, whole genome shotgun sequence window:
- the LOC115982520 gene encoding putative receptor protein kinase ZmPK1, translating to MQGFKEVIGQGAGGIVYKGVLSDQRVAAIKRLNEANQGEAEFLAEVNTIGMLNHMYLIEMWGYCVEGKHKLLVYEYMEHGSLAENLSSNSLDWKKRFEIAVGAAKGLAYLHEECLEWVLHCDVKPQNILLNADYQPKVANFGLSKLQSRSEIDHSSFSRMRETRGYMAPEWVYNLPITSKVDVYSYGIVLLEMVTGKSPNVMHTTDNGEIREHKRLVMLVRENVNIGTTTKKSWIEEIIDPMLTNNYDKAKMELLVKVALQCVAEDKDERPTMTQVVEMLMSHED from the coding sequence ATGCAAGGATTCAAAGAAGTGATTGGACAAGGAGCAGGAGGGATAGTATACAAAGGTGTTTTGTCTGATCAACGAGTAGCAGCAATCAAGCGACTCAACGAAGCTAACCAAGGAGAAGCAGAGTTCCTTGCAGAAGTAAACACCATTGGGATGTTGAACCACATGTACTTGATAGAGATGTGGGGATATTGTGTAGAGGGAAAGCATAAGCTCTTGGTGTATGAATACATGGAGCATGGATCTTTAGCTGAAAATCTTAGTTCTAATTCACTTGATTGgaagaaaaggtttgaaattGCAGTGGGTGCTGCTAAAGGCCTAGCTTATTTGCATGAAGAATGCTTAGAGTGGGTTTTACATTGTGATGTAAAGCCTCAGAATATACTCCTAAATGCTGACTATCAACCAAAAGTAGCAAATTTTGGTTTGTCTAAACTACAAAGTAGAAGTGAGATTGATCATTCAAGCTTCTCAAGAATGAGAGAAACCAGAGGTTATATGGCTCCTGAGTGGGTCTACAATCTTCCCATCACTTCTAAAGTTGATGTGTATAGTTATGGAATTGTGCTGTTGGAAATGGTAACTGGAAAAAGCCCAAATGTCATGCATACTACAGACAATGGAGAAATAAGAGAGCATAAAAGGTTGGTCATGTTGGTAAGGGAGAATGTTAACATTGGAACAACTACAAAGAAGTCATGGATTGAAGAAATTATAGATCCCATGTTGACTAACAATTATGACAAGGCTAAGATGGAACTTCTAGTCAAAGTGGCTTTGCAATGTGTTGCAGAAGATAAGGATGAAAGACCCACCATGACTCAGGTGGTAGAGATGCTTATGAGCCATGAGGATTAA